One stretch of Armigeres subalbatus isolate Guangzhou_Male chromosome 2, GZ_Asu_2, whole genome shotgun sequence DNA includes these proteins:
- the LOC134217073 gene encoding ATP-dependent Clp protease proteolytic subunit, mitochondrial produces the protein MMQFKSIIKSVMNVRTLHTSGKRLLNLVPIVVEQTGRGERAYDIFSRLLKERIICLMGPIHDDLSSLIVAQLLFLQSENGTKPIHMYINSPGGSVTAGLAIYDTMQYVKPPVATWCVGQACSMGSLLLAAGAPGMRHSLPNARIMIHQPSGGAQGQATDIQIQAEEILKLKKQLTEIYGKHTKTSLDVLYAKMERDTFLSPDEAQAIGIIDTVLEHPPSSTEGSS, from the exons ATGATGCAGTTCAAATCTATAATTAAAAGTGTCATGAACGTG AGGACCCTCCATACTTCCGGCAAACGATTACTAAACTTGGTTCCAATCGTGGTGGAGCAGACCGGTCGAGGGGAGCGTGCCTATGATATTTTTTCCCGTTTGCTCAAAGAACGAATCATTTGCCTGATGGGACCGATCCACGACGACCTCAGCTCTTTGATTGTAGCGCAACTACTGTTCCTGCAGTCGGAAAACGGGACCAAGCCCATCCACATGTATATCAACTCCCCCGGAGGCTCCGTCACTGCCGGATTGGCCATCTATGACACAATGCAGTACGTGAAACCCCCGGTGGCCACGTGGTGTGTTGGTCAAGCCTGCTCAATGGGATCCCTACTGCTGGCTGCCGGTGCTCCCGGAATGCGTCACTCGTTACCGAACGCACGTATCATGATCCACCAACCATCCGGCGGGGCCCAAGGTCAAGCAACTGACATACAAATTCAAGCAGAGGAGATTCTAAAGCTCAAAAAGCAGCTTACCGAGATTTATGGCAAGCACACCAAAACTTCGCTAGATGTGCTGTATGCGAAAATGGAGCGCGATACGTTCCTCAGCCCGGATGAGGCACAAGCAATAGGCATTATCGACACGGTGCTGGAGCATCCGCCTTCTTCCACCGAGGGATCATCGTGA
- the LOC134212922 gene encoding uncharacterized protein LOC134212922, with protein sequence MIEHEQSTTNITDNKVIDHEEFLNRIKKTLYYGSPTVKCTKISRPLADYAADIFSESHRGHSLSRLNFVTVGNLTVTPCSLILAMIYLDRLNVVDPAYARRITPSELFIVSMMVSTKFYSGYDEDVYLSAWADSGSMSVDHIKELELEFLDAIGWRVYVSNHEFFEKLKSVEKVLAKRQGSARGWLTYTELINFLPTMTLAKQILNYSTVIALSYTASVMTIAGAFFIASNINVPGNLLFRGTATTQQTQNSTVSSTGDGSGCAASDPSTAMQQHNCTNECPVAVSDLSEEQSLLLKDCECSLQMAINSAELLNHATYFNGSHSKYKADIQPLPELHLAPVIRKYGATVSWKNFRFLYPLNNGGNDDAESGDDGEDGNETEPLSLGIDHGNRNCTYDEFIPLLAAYGTSSQCDLAEERRQQSAGLVYESYKRTFEMFSSFLKFL encoded by the exons ATGATAGAACACGAGCAATCAACCACCAACATCACGGATAATAAG GTTATTGATCACGAGGAGTTTCTCAATCGCATAAAAAAGACCCTTTACTATGGATCGCCTACGGTGAAGTGCACAAAGATTAGCCGCCCGCTCGCTGACTATGCTGCGGACATTTTCTCCGAATCACATCGCGGCCATTCGCTCAGCCGACTGAACTTTGTTACGGTGGGCAATCTGACGGTGACGCCCTGTTCGCTCATTCTGGCCATGATCTATCTGGACCGGTTGAATGTCGTTGATCCGGCTTACGCGAGACGCATTACCCCATCAGAGCTATTTATAGTGTCAATG ATGGTGTCGACAAAGTTCTACAGTGGTTACGATGAGGACGTCTATCTAAGTGCCTGGGCCGATTCCGGAAGTATGTCGGTTGATCATATTAAAGAGCTGGAGCTCGAATTTCTTGATGCAATA GGATGGAGAGTGTACGTATCAAACCACGAGTTTTTCGAAAAGCTCAAATCAGTTGAGAAGGTGCTCGCCAAGCGACAGGGCTCGGCACGTGGTTGGCTGACGTATACCGAGCTGATCAACTTCCTCCCGACGATGACACTGGCCAAGCAGATCCTCAACTACAGCACCGTTATTGCATTGAGTTACACCGCTAGCGTTATGACTATCGCAGGGGCCTTCTTCATAGCTAGTAACATTAACGTACCTGGCAATCTCCTGTTCCGTGGAACGGCTACTACACAGCAAACACAAAACTCCACCGTTAGCTCTACTGGCGACGGCTCCGGTTGTGCTGCTAGTGATCCGTCCACCGCGATGCAACAGCACAATTGCACCAACGAATGCCCAGTAGCGGTTTCGGATCTCTCGGAAGAACAATCTCTTCTACTAAAAGACTGCGAATGCTCCCTGCAAATGGCGATCAACAGCGCTGAACTGTTAAATCATGCAACTTACTTCAATGGATCACATTCAAAGTACAAGGCTGACATCCAACCCCTTCCAGAGCTGCATTTGGCTCCAGTTATACGCAAATATGGCGCTACTGTcagctggaagaacttccgcttTCTTTATCCTCTGAACAATGGAGGAAATGACGATGCTGAAAGCGGTGACGACGGAGAAGATGGAAACGAGACTGAACCGCTATCGTTGGGAATCGACCATGGCAACCGTAATTGTACCTACGATGAATTCATTCCACTTTTGGCCGCATATGGGACGAGCTCGCAGTGTGATCTGGCGGAAGAACGCAGACAGCAATCGGCGGGGCTTGTTTACGAGAGCTACAAACGAACATTCGAAATGTTTAGctcttttctgaaatttttgtaa